The Couchioplanes caeruleus sequence CGGGTGTACGCGGAGGTGACGGCGTCGCCGGTGGCCAGGGACTTCACCCAGGCGTGATCGACCACCGCCGGGGCGACGGTCGGGGCTGCCTGGACGACCGCGACGGCTGGGCGGCGCGCGGCGGCATCGGCCGCAGCGGCGGCGCTCGCACCGGGACTGGTGAGGGCGCGGGCGGCGTCGAACAGGACCGCGCCCGCGATGGCGCCGACCAGCACGGCGGCCACCCACCGGATCGGGCCGCGCCCGGTGACCGGCGGGCGGGGGCGGCCGTGGCGGGCGGCGGCAGCGTGCGCGCTGGCCTCGATGACCTCGACGATGACGTGCCGGACGAAGGTCAGCCACAGCGCCCAGCCGATCGTGGCGAGGAGGCCGAGGATCATCTGGTCCGACCAGGGGCTCGTCACCGCACCGATTACCTCGGCGACGCCGGGAAGGTGGGCGGCCTGGGGCCAGCCGATCCAGCTCAGCGGCCAGCTGGCCGAGGCGGTCAGCAGCCACGGCACCCCGGCGACGAAGCCGGCCAGGGCGGCGAGGGCGGCCACGGCCCGCAGCAGCCGGCCGGCGGTGGCGAGGGTGCGCACCATGCTCAGACTCTCCTTACCGGTTGGGGATGAGGTCACGTGTTGGGGCCGGTCACGCCCTGCACAGCGGTCGCGGTGGCCGAGGCGGACACGCTCAGGGTCCGCACACCGACGATCTGCAGTAGCTGCGTGCGGCTGGTCCGGCGGATGTTGACCGTGACGGTGGTGGCCGTGGCGGAGGCGTCGCCCTGCACTCCGGCCGAGGCCAGCCACGCCTGCGCGGCGGAGGCGGCGCCGGCCGGGTCGAGCTGGGCGACGCCGCGGGTGCGGTAGGCGTTGAGGTCGAGCTGCTGCGCCCCGGCGCGGGCGGCGGACTGCGCGATGTCCAGGGCCTGCACCTTCGCCGACAGGGCCAGGCCGGCGTCGAGCACGAGTCCGGCCACCGCGACCATGACGACGCTGAGCAGCACCGCGAACGGCGTCACCTCCCCGGCATCGGCTCGGCCGGTACGGTGACGCAACCACCGGCCCACGGCACGGATACGCGACCTCATGGGGCCACCCCTCTCCACTGGTCAACGGGCGATGTCGCGGTCGACTCCACGACCCGGCTGCCTGGCACGCCGAGCAGAACGAGATCCGCCAGCAGGACCCGGCACGAGACAGTGACCGTGACCGCCCCACCGGGGCGCAGCCCGCCCGTGTGGACGCTCACGGTGGTCTGCTGGCAGGTGACACCTCGGGCGGCGAGGGTGTCGCGGGCGGTGCGTTCGGCGCCCGCGACAGCGGCGGCCTGGCTGCGGGCGATCGATCCCGACCGGGCGCCGCTGCTCGCGGCGGCGTCCACGTCGATCTGCGCCGCCGCCAGCCGACCGCAGAGCACCACGAGTAGCAGAAACATGATCAAAAGTGGGGTGAGCAGCGCCATCTCGGCGGTGCTCGCCCCGGCATCCGGGGTGCGGGTCAGTGCCCGCCACCGGGCGGCGAGGCCCGCGCGTAGCTGGGTCATGCCAGCACCTCCGTTCTGGGCGGTAGCGGGATGGCGGATGTGGGTCATCCGAGGGACGAGAGAACGAACACCAGCAGCGCGCCCGCGCCGAGGCACGCGATCAGCACCGTGACGA is a genomic window containing:
- a CDS encoding TadE family protein; this encodes MTQLRAGLAARWRALTRTPDAGASTAEMALLTPLLIMFLLLVVLCGRLAAAQIDVDAAASSGARSGSIARSQAAAVAGAERTARDTLAARGVTCQQTTVSVHTGGLRPGGAVTVTVSCRVLLADLVLLGVPGSRVVESTATSPVDQWRGVAP
- a CDS encoding pilus assembly protein TadG-related protein, whose product is MRSRIRAVGRWLRHRTGRADAGEVTPFAVLLSVVMVAVAGLVLDAGLALSAKVQALDIAQSAARAGAQQLDLNAYRTRGVAQLDPAGAASAAQAWLASAGVQGDASATATTVTVNIRRTSRTQLLQIVGVRTLSVSASATATAVQGVTGPNT